In Leptospira harrisiae, one genomic interval encodes:
- a CDS encoding aldo/keto reductase, giving the protein MANLEITSTLLSNQNVSVPMFGLGVWKSRPKECFEAVKSALSLGYRHIDTAAIYGNESEVGAAIKESGVKRSEIFLVTKLWNADQGYDSALRAIDVSLNKLDTDYVDMYLIHFPVTGKRNESWKALEKIKSDGKTKSIGVSNFMVSHLEELLKETGTIPAMNQVEYHPFLQDTELKEYCLKKGIILEAYSPLAHGQKLEDSRITELANRYQKSNAQILIRWSLQAGHVVIPKSKNPARIKENADVFDFVLSDQDMKEISSWNENFRTCWDPTTVE; this is encoded by the coding sequence ATGGCAAACCTAGAAATTACATCCACTTTACTATCGAATCAAAACGTTTCCGTACCTATGTTTGGTTTAGGAGTTTGGAAGTCGCGACCGAAAGAATGTTTTGAGGCTGTCAAATCAGCATTATCTTTGGGATATAGGCATATAGATACAGCAGCAATTTATGGAAACGAATCAGAAGTGGGAGCTGCGATTAAAGAAAGTGGTGTGAAACGAAGTGAAATTTTCCTCGTTACAAAACTTTGGAACGCTGACCAAGGTTATGATTCCGCCTTACGTGCAATAGACGTATCATTGAACAAACTGGATACTGACTATGTGGATATGTATTTAATTCATTTTCCAGTGACAGGGAAAAGAAATGAATCTTGGAAAGCATTGGAAAAAATAAAAAGTGATGGCAAAACAAAATCGATTGGAGTCAGTAATTTTATGGTTTCGCATCTAGAAGAACTTTTAAAAGAAACCGGCACTATTCCTGCAATGAACCAAGTGGAATACCATCCTTTTTTACAAGATACTGAGTTAAAAGAGTATTGTTTAAAAAAAGGAATTATATTAGAAGCATACAGTCCACTTGCACATGGACAAAAGTTGGAGGACTCGCGGATCACAGAACTTGCAAATCGTTATCAAAAATCAAATGCGCAAATTTTAATCCGATGGTCTTTACAAGCAGGCCATGTAGTCATTCCAAAATCAAAAAATCCAGCTCGTATCAAAGAAAATGCAGATGTCTTCGATTTTGTTTTATCTGATCAGGATATGAAAGAAATCTCTAGTTGGAATGAAAACTTCCGAACTTGTTGGGACCCTACCACTGTAGAATGA
- a CDS encoding ATP-dependent Clp protease ATP-binding subunit translates to MKQYDSNVQGALDIAQTEAMRRQNTEITPYHLVWGLMTLPTSVSGKTLSKYKSTVDEFLKKQARASGEIPFESLRTSPKLAQWFTMASSRAAENGREELKEADFLKFLPQILPELKINYEDLQVKETDEEVPNFLVNLNDLAREGKLDPVIGRSKEIRSVMEILGRRSKNNPVLVGSAGVGKTAIVEGLAEQIVKGRVPDVLKGKTIYSLDMGQLMAGTKYRGEFEEKLTALLRYIKGQAGEAILFIDEIHQLVGAGKTDGAMDAANLLKPALARGELHCIGATTQDEFQKYILGDQALERRFRAVPVNEPSKEDAIEILMGIRDKHEIHHGIKISDEAIYASVLLSDQYITDKFLPDKAIDLVDEAASALKLSAEAMPTELVELESEIRSKKIFAQVEKKNEEILKEIEILEKKFQEGKLVWEKEVNSLKQIASIKNKIDRVKFDLDAAQQRADYTEASRLKYAVLPELEKELNNFQNSWILERNHIAAVISRQTGIPVEKILKTKQDNLLHLEEDLNTVVYGQKESIREIADTLLTSYAGISSETRPLGSFLLKGPTGVGKTETAKAIAKFLFDQETNLVRLDLSEYSEKHSVAKLIGAPAGYVGYDEGGILTEAIRRKPYSVVLFDEVEKAHPDFSDILLQILDEGRLTDNKGRTINFKNTIVILTTNSKNIEADFKPEVLGRLDAILTYHSLDSSIMEKLIEKQVRQLNERLKVKGIFVELSESTEHILREQGFDPKFGARPLGSVFNRIVNRPLAKEILSGSIGEGKYRADWNGDQLQFEAIPETVGSKR, encoded by the coding sequence ATGAAACAGTATGATTCCAACGTCCAAGGAGCTTTGGACATTGCGCAAACAGAAGCAATGAGGAGACAAAATACAGAAATCACTCCTTACCATTTGGTTTGGGGTTTGATGACCCTCCCCACATCTGTTTCGGGCAAAACGTTAAGTAAGTATAAATCGACAGTCGATGAATTTTTAAAAAAACAAGCGAGAGCTTCGGGAGAGATCCCTTTTGAGTCGTTACGAACCTCTCCTAAATTGGCGCAGTGGTTCACTATGGCCTCGTCCCGAGCTGCTGAAAATGGTCGGGAAGAACTGAAAGAGGCAGATTTTTTAAAATTTTTACCTCAGATCCTACCTGAATTAAAAATCAATTATGAAGACCTGCAAGTGAAAGAGACGGATGAAGAGGTACCTAACTTTCTTGTGAATTTGAATGACCTCGCACGGGAAGGAAAACTGGATCCCGTCATCGGTAGGAGCAAAGAAATTCGTTCCGTAATGGAGATATTAGGTCGCAGGTCGAAAAACAATCCAGTGTTAGTTGGTAGTGCCGGTGTTGGTAAAACAGCTATCGTCGAAGGACTTGCAGAACAAATTGTAAAAGGAAGAGTTCCTGATGTACTCAAGGGAAAAACCATTTACTCTTTGGATATGGGCCAACTCATGGCAGGAACAAAATACCGAGGTGAGTTCGAAGAAAAATTGACCGCATTACTTCGTTATATCAAAGGACAAGCAGGAGAAGCCATCCTCTTTATTGATGAGATACATCAATTGGTGGGAGCAGGAAAAACTGATGGTGCAATGGATGCAGCCAATCTTTTGAAACCAGCATTAGCACGTGGTGAACTACATTGTATAGGCGCCACTACGCAGGATGAATTTCAAAAATATATTTTGGGTGACCAAGCTTTAGAAAGAAGATTCCGTGCAGTGCCTGTCAATGAACCAAGTAAGGAAGATGCAATCGAAATCCTTATGGGGATTCGTGATAAACATGAAATCCATCATGGAATCAAAATTTCTGATGAAGCGATTTATGCATCAGTACTTTTATCAGATCAATATATCACGGATAAGTTTTTACCGGATAAAGCGATCGATTTGGTTGATGAAGCTGCGTCTGCTTTAAAACTTTCAGCGGAAGCAATGCCTACGGAACTTGTGGAGTTGGAGAGTGAGATTCGTTCCAAAAAAATCTTTGCGCAGGTAGAAAAGAAAAACGAAGAGATTTTAAAGGAAATTGAAATCTTAGAAAAAAAATTCCAAGAAGGTAAACTGGTTTGGGAAAAAGAAGTCAATTCTTTGAAACAAATTGCTTCGATCAAAAATAAAATTGATCGAGTGAAGTTTGATTTAGATGCGGCCCAACAAAGAGCTGATTATACGGAGGCTTCTCGTTTAAAATATGCAGTCCTTCCTGAATTAGAAAAAGAGTTAAATAATTTTCAAAACAGTTGGATTCTAGAAAGAAATCATATAGCGGCCGTAATTTCTAGGCAAACGGGAATTCCTGTAGAAAAAATTCTTAAAACCAAACAAGACAATTTACTTCATTTGGAAGAAGATCTCAATACGGTTGTTTATGGACAGAAAGAATCCATTCGTGAAATTGCGGATACACTTCTCACTTCCTATGCAGGTATTTCTTCGGAAACAAGGCCGCTAGGTTCTTTTTTACTCAAAGGACCTACTGGTGTAGGAAAAACAGAAACTGCGAAAGCCATTGCTAAATTTTTATTCGATCAAGAAACAAATTTAGTTCGCCTTGATCTCAGTGAATATTCGGAAAAACATTCTGTTGCAAAGCTGATAGGAGCACCTGCCGGTTACGTAGGTTATGATGAAGGTGGAATTCTGACAGAAGCCATTCGAAGAAAACCTTACTCGGTGGTTCTTTTTGATGAAGTGGAGAAGGCACATCCCGATTTTTCAGATATCCTACTTCAAATTTTGGATGAAGGTAGATTGACAGATAACAAAGGTAGAACGATCAACTTTAAAAATACCATTGTTATTTTGACTACGAATTCAAAAAATATTGAAGCTGACTTTAAACCAGAAGTTCTAGGGAGATTGGATGCGATTCTGACCTATCATTCATTAGATTCTTCTATTATGGAAAAACTGATAGAAAAACAAGTTCGCCAATTGAACGAACGATTGAAGGTAAAAGGGATCTTTGTTGAACTATCGGAAAGTACTGAACACATTTTGCGAGAACAAGGATTTGATCCGAAATTTGGAGCAAGACCTTTAGGAAGTGTTTTTAACCGAATTGTAAATCGGCCTTTGGCAAAGGAGATTCTATCAGGGAGTATAGGCGAAGGTAAATACAGAGCTGATTGGAATGGCGACCAGTTACAATTTGAAGCCATTCCGGAAACAGTAGGATCAAAACGATAG
- a CDS encoding SpoIIE family protein phosphatase → MFLHSPIAAFPLSIEESKNYRDIGKYFEYVIVPEQESSLDRVQREDTIWHPNPKATISFPRVKDPLWLRITLIHYGNLPHTFFLHFSSPVVDVFELHTQVKGNWITQVSGEQVLQRNKPIYSHIPAFPITLSPDETRTLYVKIDSANPIFNFVSIYNSRSFIAFSKKQDIFFAAYFGAGFMMFLFSLFLANTLRYRKFFFYFFYLATVLLINLFSTGFMQYIEIGNSHTWKNYLFPITIYLTSVFGLLFTIEFLETEKNFPKVTKLTKGFILLFISLIFTIFFLELRNFIQLGVSLVIIPISLALFISLMAMIKNKKKLEVVLFLLAFGSILIGGALNTLTVQGFIKPIHLSSYSLPLGSAVEVFFLSMALVLKVSDYRKATEEKQEIDLQLKIAQKLQNGLLPQKRTHANGYALGFRYSPASDIGGDFVQFIVKENEIGLFLCDVSGHGIPAAMIASMTKVSLQIWDDSLDRPAYAAERIRLSLLSSLSGHFLSAFFVYIHPKNQIMKIANAGHHPMIYLDRNGNIEHITSQGRAINEYIEAQVIEKTLPLPKSGTLILYTDGVIEARKANTGELFGEERFFSLLQALANQGPQTICDQVIAEVEKFQKSKRSDDDITILAISLDKDT, encoded by the coding sequence TTGTTTCTCCATAGCCCAATTGCCGCCTTTCCCCTCTCCATTGAAGAATCAAAAAATTATAGAGACATCGGAAAATACTTTGAGTATGTAATTGTACCGGAACAGGAATCCAGTTTGGATCGGGTCCAAAGAGAGGATACGATTTGGCACCCAAATCCGAAAGCGACTATCTCTTTTCCAAGAGTGAAGGATCCACTTTGGTTACGAATCACATTGATCCATTACGGAAATTTACCGCATACATTCTTCTTACATTTTTCAAGTCCGGTAGTTGATGTCTTTGAACTCCATACACAAGTCAAAGGAAATTGGATTACGCAGGTTTCGGGAGAACAAGTCCTACAAAGAAACAAACCGATATATTCCCACATCCCCGCTTTTCCTATCACACTCTCACCTGATGAAACTAGAACCTTATACGTAAAAATCGATTCAGCAAATCCAATCTTTAACTTCGTTTCCATTTATAATTCCAGAAGTTTCATCGCATTTTCAAAAAAACAGGATATCTTTTTTGCCGCATACTTTGGTGCAGGTTTTATGATGTTTTTATTCAGCTTATTTTTAGCGAATACATTGCGTTACAGAAAATTTTTCTTTTATTTTTTCTATTTAGCGACAGTCCTTTTGATCAATTTGTTTTCCACAGGATTTATGCAATACATTGAAATTGGAAACTCGCATACATGGAAAAATTATTTATTTCCAATTACGATATATTTGACATCAGTCTTTGGATTACTTTTTACTATAGAATTTTTAGAAACTGAAAAAAACTTTCCAAAAGTCACAAAACTTACAAAAGGTTTTATACTATTATTTATTTCTTTGATTTTTACCATCTTTTTCTTAGAACTTAGAAACTTCATTCAGTTAGGTGTTTCTCTTGTGATTATTCCTATTTCATTAGCTCTTTTTATTTCCCTTATGGCGATGATAAAGAATAAAAAGAAACTCGAAGTTGTCCTTTTCCTACTAGCCTTTGGTTCTATATTAATTGGAGGAGCATTAAATACACTAACTGTTCAAGGTTTTATCAAACCAATTCATTTATCATCTTACTCCTTGCCTTTAGGTTCTGCAGTGGAAGTGTTCTTTTTGTCTATGGCATTGGTGTTAAAAGTTTCCGATTACCGAAAAGCAACCGAAGAAAAACAAGAAATCGATCTTCAATTAAAAATTGCTCAAAAACTTCAGAATGGACTATTACCACAAAAAAGAACTCATGCAAATGGTTACGCGCTGGGATTTCGTTATTCACCTGCATCCGATATCGGTGGTGATTTTGTTCAATTCATTGTAAAAGAAAATGAAATAGGTCTATTTCTCTGTGATGTTTCGGGACACGGAATTCCTGCAGCTATGATTGCATCCATGACAAAAGTTTCTCTACAAATTTGGGATGATTCACTCGATAGACCGGCCTATGCAGCGGAACGCATCCGTTTATCTTTACTCAGTTCGCTTTCAGGACATTTTTTAAGTGCCTTCTTTGTTTATATCCATCCAAAAAATCAAATCATGAAAATTGCCAATGCTGGCCACCATCCTATGATTTATTTAGATCGAAATGGGAATATAGAACATATTACAAGTCAAGGAAGAGCTATCAATGAATATATCGAAGCACAAGTAATTGAAAAAACACTCCCTCTCCCCAAATCTGGAACACTCATACTTTATACTGATGGAGTGATTGAAGCAAGAAAAGCCAATACTGGGGAACTTTTTGGTGAAGAAAGATTTTTTTCTCTTTTACAGGCTTTGGCAAATCAAGGCCCACAAACCATTTGTGACCAAGTAATTGCAGAAGTTGAAAAATTTCAAAAATCAAAACGATCGGATGATGATATTACGATACTTGCAATATCCTTAGATAAAGATACTTAA